A stretch of the Aegilops tauschii subsp. strangulata cultivar AL8/78 chromosome 4, Aet v6.0, whole genome shotgun sequence genome encodes the following:
- the LOC109733263 gene encoding uncharacterized protein, giving the protein MYIVCNAMPSKKSADAHNAVRPTNKIKLSATSVDLISVEIETHSRAILIYGAFLLDSQSGQGEEDIRARALARERGGGAMVSTSTHTSVQRRRRQWTLALVTVASLLERADEALLPAVYREVGAELGASPAALGSLTLCRALVQAVCYPLAACAAARHDRARVVAAGAFLWAVATILVGVSGTFLQMAIARGFNGVGLALVVPAMNSLAADYSDDTTRGSAFGWLGMASRLGAMMGGTLGVLLAPTTFLGVPGWRLAFHVLALLSVALAVSTWFLASDPRPPSTSEKSTASVARELLGEAKDVVRLPTFQILVAQGVAGSVPWTALTFAAMWLELVGFTHWETSVIINLNQLTGALGSLFAGLIGDPMARRFPNAGRVALAQVSTASTVPVAAVLLLALPIDPSAGAAYAAAFAVLGFVMPWCPPATNNPILAEIVPAKARTTVYALDRFFETIFSSFAPAVVGILAERVFGYKPASGATGKTERENAGALAKAVFAEIAVPMAICCSIYSMLYCTYPADRQRAQKAALIAPEEQDCEDATSSTATGVDGLNQALLARSD; this is encoded by the exons ATGTACATTGTGTGCAATGCCATGCCATCGAAGAAGAGTGCAGATGCACACAATGCGGTGCGACCGACCAACAAAATCAAATTATCGGCGACTTCTGTTGATCTCATCTCCGTCGAGATCGAGACTCACTCGAGAGCGATCCTTATTTACGGGGCTTTTCTTCTGGACTCCCAGAGCGGCCAAGGCGAAGAGGACATCAGAGCGCGTGCGCTGGctagggagagggggggcggggCAATGGTGAGCACGAGCACCCACACGTCggtgcagcggcggcggaggcaatGGACGCTGGCGCTGGTGACGGTGGCGTCGCTGCTGGAGCGCGCCGACGAGGCCCTGCTGCCGGCCGTGTACAGGGAGGTGGGCGCCGAGCTGGgcgcctccccggccgcgctggGCTCCCTCACGCTGTGCCGCGCGCTCGTCCAGGCCGTGTGCTACCCGCTCGCGGCGTGCGCCGCGGCGCGCCACGACCGCGCGCGCGTCGTCGCCGCGGGCGCCTTCCTCTGGGCCGTCGCCACCATACTCGTCGGCGTCTCCGGCACTTTTCTCCAG ATGGCGATCGCGAGGGGGTTTAACGGCGTCGGCCTGGCGCTGGTGGTGCCGGCGATGAACTCCCTGGCGGCCGACTACAGCGACGACACGACGCGCGGCTCGGCGTTCGGGTGGCTGGGGATGGCGAGCCGCCTGGGCGCCATGATGGGGGGCACACTCGGCGTGCTGCTCGCGCCCACGACCTTCCTCGGCGTCCCCGGCTGGCGCCTGGCATTCCACGTACTCGCGCTTCTCAGCGTCGCGCTGGCCGTCTCGACGTGGTTCCTCGCCTCAGACCCCCGTCCGCCCAGCACGTCCGAGAAGAGCACGGCATCGGTGGCCAGGGAGCTCCTCGGAGAGGCCAAGGACGTGGTGCGCTTGCCGACGTTCCAGATCCTGGTGGCGCAGGGGGTGGCCGGGTCGGTGCCGTGGACGGCGCTCACCTTCGCCGCCATGTGGCTGGAGCTCGTGGGGTTCACGCACTGGGAGACCAGCGTCATCATCAACCTCAACCAGCTGACCGGGGCGCTCGGCTCGCTGTTCGCCGGGCTCATCGGGGACCCCATGGCCCGGCGGTTCCCGAACGCCGGCAGGGTCGCGCTGGCGCAGGTGAGCACGGCGTCGACCGTCCCGGTCGCCGCCGTCCTGCTGCTCGCGCTGCCCATCGACCCCTCGGCCGGGGCCGCGTACGCCGCCGCCTTCGCCGTCCTGGGCTTCGTCATGCCCTGGTGTCCCCCGGCCACCAACAA CCCAATACTCGCGGAGATCGTGCCGGCGAAGGCGAGGACGACGGTGTACGCGCTGGACAGGTTCTTCGAGACGATCTTCTCGTCGTTCGCGCCGGCCGTCGTGGGCATCCTGGCGGAGCGGGTCTTCGGATACAAGCCGGCGTCGGGCGCCACCGGGAAGACTGAACGGGAGAACGCCGGCGCGCTGGCGAAGGCTGTTTTCGCGGAGATCGCCGTGCCCATGGCCATCTGCTGCAGCATCTACTCCATGCTCTACTGCACGTACCCAGCAGACAGGCAGCGCGCGCAGAAGGCAGCTCTGATTGCGCCGGAAGAACAGGACTGTGAAGATGCTACTTCTAGTACTGCTACTGGGGTGGATGGCTTAAACCAGGCATTGCTAGCCAGAAGTGACTAG